The following proteins come from a genomic window of Solwaraspora sp. WMMA2065:
- a CDS encoding HRDC domain-containing protein translates to MRRRTAQRPAGSEPHHPLAQPPASDVVGSDSSPGGPVALTAPRDGTPAPVADDDALAEAVARFAAGSGPVAIDAERASGYRYTQRAYLVQLRRAGAGTALIDPLPLPDLGTLDAAIADAEWVLHAASQDLPCLADVGLRPRRLFDTELAARLAGYERVGLAALTEALLGFSLEKHHSAADWSTRPLPESWLTYAALDVELLVELRDVLALELERQGKQQWAAEEFAALVAWGSQPTRVRPEPWRRTSGIHRVRGARAQARVRALWQARDDVAARRDSAPGRVLPDSAIIAAAELDPRDERALLALPGFNGRSVRRLARIWLDALDVARALPDDALPTTPAVDGPPPPHRWAERDPAAAARLARCREVVIRTAAANLLPPENLIAPDSVRRLAWTPPEKISDESVAATLQGFGARTWQVSLIVAELSAALRDPPR, encoded by the coding sequence CTGCGCCGTCGGACCGCGCAACGCCCAGCAGGGAGCGAGCCGCACCACCCGCTGGCGCAGCCGCCGGCGTCCGATGTCGTGGGGTCCGACTCCTCGCCCGGCGGGCCCGTTGCGCTGACCGCTCCCCGCGACGGCACCCCTGCACCGGTGGCCGACGACGACGCTCTCGCCGAGGCCGTTGCCCGATTCGCTGCCGGCTCCGGTCCGGTCGCCATCGACGCCGAACGCGCCTCCGGATACCGCTACACCCAACGCGCCTATCTGGTGCAGCTACGCCGGGCGGGTGCCGGTACCGCGCTGATCGACCCGCTGCCGCTGCCCGACCTGGGCACGCTCGACGCCGCGATCGCCGATGCCGAATGGGTGCTGCACGCCGCCAGCCAGGATCTGCCCTGCCTGGCCGATGTCGGGCTGCGCCCACGCCGGTTGTTCGACACCGAGTTGGCCGCCCGGCTGGCCGGCTACGAGCGGGTGGGGCTGGCCGCGCTGACCGAGGCACTGCTCGGCTTCTCGCTGGAGAAGCATCACTCCGCCGCCGACTGGTCGACCCGCCCGCTACCGGAGTCGTGGCTGACCTACGCGGCGCTCGACGTCGAACTGCTGGTCGAGCTGCGGGACGTACTCGCCCTGGAGTTGGAACGCCAGGGCAAGCAGCAATGGGCTGCCGAGGAGTTCGCCGCCCTGGTCGCCTGGGGCAGCCAGCCGACCCGGGTACGGCCGGAGCCGTGGCGGCGGACCTCCGGCATTCACCGGGTACGCGGAGCGCGGGCCCAGGCCCGGGTACGCGCGTTGTGGCAGGCCAGGGACGACGTCGCCGCCCGCCGCGATTCGGCACCGGGCCGGGTGCTGCCGGATTCGGCGATCATCGCGGCGGCCGAACTCGATCCCCGGGACGAGCGGGCCCTGCTGGCGTTGCCTGGTTTCAACGGCCGCTCGGTCCGGCGCTTGGCGCGGATCTGGCTGGACGCGCTGGACGTCGCCCGCGCCCTGCCCGACGACGCCCTGCCGACCACGCCTGCGGTCGACGGCCCTCCCCCGCCGCACCGCTGGGCGGAACGGGACCCGGCGGCCGCGGCACGGTTGGCCCGGTGCCGGGAAGTGGTGATCCGGACGGCCGCGGCGAACCTGCTACCGCCGGAGAACCTGATCGCGCCGGACTCGGTCCGCCGGCTCGCCTGGACTCCGCCGGAGAAGATCAGCGACGAGTCGGTGGCGGCGACGCTGCAGGGGTTCGGTGCCCGTACCTGGCAGGTGTCGTTGATCGTGGCGGAGCTGAGCGCGGCGCTGCGGGACCCGCCGCGGTAG
- a CDS encoding S1C family serine protease yields MTSGYDDPRSVAVPDIPGPRHAAPEAHTLPAAHTAEDAHAAEETHVASEPPPAPDAPTPWATSDRPGSWAPPADQLRRVTPVRRGWPGATALLLVLLLAGLAGFQTHQIRQLTTRLAEVDQRLARAQGADSDRFELVEARAAELERQVGAAFDPEAIATAVLPSVFRVSAGRFTGTAFAVGESADGGTNLLTNYHVVEPSYLAGNRRVFLERDGERIEAAVVAVDEDSDVAQLRTDRSFPGLPPAPDEVKSGQQIVVVGAPLGLVDSVTTGVVSALRDADDSTGPVIQFDAPINPGNSGGPVINSGKQVVGIATAKARDAEGIGLAVPIRTACDVFEIC; encoded by the coding sequence ATGACCAGTGGGTACGACGATCCGCGCTCCGTTGCTGTCCCGGACATTCCGGGCCCGCGGCATGCCGCTCCGGAGGCGCATACGCTACCGGCGGCCCATACTGCCGAGGACGCCCATGCCGCCGAGGAGACCCATGTCGCGAGCGAGCCGCCCCCTGCTCCCGACGCGCCGACGCCCTGGGCGACCTCGGACCGTCCGGGCTCGTGGGCGCCGCCGGCCGACCAGCTTCGCCGGGTCACCCCGGTCCGGCGGGGGTGGCCAGGGGCGACTGCGCTGCTGCTGGTCCTGCTTCTGGCCGGCCTGGCGGGTTTCCAGACGCACCAGATCCGTCAGTTGACCACCCGACTGGCCGAGGTCGACCAGCGGCTGGCCCGGGCGCAGGGAGCCGATTCCGACCGCTTCGAGTTGGTCGAGGCGCGCGCCGCCGAGTTGGAACGGCAGGTCGGCGCGGCCTTCGACCCGGAGGCGATCGCCACGGCGGTGCTGCCCAGCGTCTTTCGGGTCAGCGCCGGGCGGTTCACCGGCACGGCCTTCGCGGTGGGCGAGTCAGCCGACGGCGGCACCAATCTGCTGACCAACTACCACGTCGTCGAGCCCAGCTATCTGGCCGGCAACCGGCGCGTCTTTCTCGAGCGCGACGGTGAACGGATCGAGGCGGCGGTCGTCGCGGTTGACGAGGACAGCGACGTGGCGCAGCTGCGGACCGACCGCTCGTTCCCCGGCCTGCCGCCAGCTCCCGACGAGGTCAAGTCCGGTCAGCAGATCGTAGTGGTCGGGGCTCCGCTCGGGCTCGTCGACTCGGTGACCACCGGGGTGGTCAGCGCGTTGCGGGATGCCGACGACAGCACCGGCCCGGTCATCCAGTTCGACGCTCCGATCAACCCCGGCAACTCGGGCGGGCCGGTGATCAACAGCGGCAAACAGGTGGTGGGCATCGCCACCGCGAAGGCCCGCGACGCCGAGGGGATCGGGCTGGCTGTGCCGATCCGTACCGCCTGCGACGTGTTCGAGATCTGCTGA
- a CDS encoding DUF3000 domain-containing protein, translating to MAPLTALPEAFHRAVAGLRAVTPREEIQIEEVGAPQRLAPYAFALSATVLRGSEEVATGRLVLLHDPDGHDAWQGTLRLVTYVTADLEVDLVADPLLPTVGWTWLTDALDVHEAAYGALGGTVTQTCSTRFGELAGPPAGGDIEIRASWTPSTTGLDAHLRAWCDLLASTAGLPPPGVTVLPGRRRPTGTT from the coding sequence ATGGCCCCCCTTACCGCGTTGCCCGAGGCGTTCCACCGCGCCGTCGCCGGACTGCGCGCGGTGACCCCTCGGGAGGAGATCCAGATCGAGGAGGTCGGTGCCCCTCAGCGGCTGGCCCCGTACGCGTTCGCGTTGAGCGCCACGGTGCTGCGCGGCTCGGAGGAGGTGGCCACCGGACGGTTGGTCCTGCTGCACGACCCGGACGGACACGACGCCTGGCAGGGCACCCTGCGCCTGGTGACGTACGTCACCGCCGACCTGGAGGTTGACCTGGTCGCGGACCCGCTGCTGCCGACCGTCGGCTGGACCTGGTTGACCGATGCGTTGGACGTCCACGAGGCCGCCTACGGTGCCCTGGGCGGCACGGTGACGCAGACCTGCTCCACCCGCTTCGGCGAGCTGGCTGGCCCACCTGCGGGCGGCGACATCGAGATCCGCGCTTCGTGGACGCCGTCGACCACCGGGCTCGACGCCCACCTGAGGGCCTGGTGTGACCTGCTGGCGTCGACCGCCGGTCTGCCGCCGCCGGGGGTGACGGTGCTGCCGGGCCGGCGGCGGCCGACCGGCACCACCTGA